The Burkholderia pyrrocinia genome includes a region encoding these proteins:
- a CDS encoding helix-turn-helix domain-containing protein, with amino-acid sequence MTTEAITTDSLAVAERVRELMTRNGIGKRQQTTELCRILDLSFSQGHRKLRGSSPWTLAQIKKVAEAYGEPAAQLFGAQTLDPGMVGAYSQEAVLYAGVAEIPCTAWIGAPLEAGARPEFVAYEQNGRWRVLRHTGVLYQNAYDVHKIEIYPRRAESDKLVVAVIDPDRVSATELCRYLERQGFATAAFDGLAPFVDALQGQAFDAVLTEWLFDDSTAATAIKAVRTSDNPGAPIFVLTGDLLTGRASEADISEVIRAFDVVCYEKPARMAILSADLAKRLARG; translated from the coding sequence ATGACCACTGAAGCAATCACCACGGATTCCCTCGCGGTCGCCGAGCGCGTGCGCGAGCTGATGACCCGCAACGGCATCGGCAAGCGCCAGCAGACCACCGAGCTGTGCCGCATCCTCGACCTGAGTTTCTCGCAAGGCCACCGCAAACTGCGCGGCAGCAGTCCCTGGACGCTCGCGCAAATCAAGAAAGTCGCCGAAGCGTACGGCGAACCCGCCGCCCAGCTGTTCGGCGCGCAAACGCTCGACCCCGGCATGGTCGGCGCCTATTCGCAGGAGGCCGTACTGTACGCGGGCGTCGCCGAGATTCCGTGCACCGCATGGATCGGCGCGCCGCTCGAAGCCGGCGCGCGCCCCGAGTTCGTCGCGTACGAACAGAACGGCCGCTGGCGCGTGCTGCGCCATACCGGCGTGCTGTACCAGAACGCGTACGACGTGCACAAGATCGAAATCTATCCGCGCCGCGCGGAGAGCGACAAGCTCGTCGTCGCGGTGATCGACCCCGATCGCGTCAGCGCAACCGAGCTGTGCCGCTATCTCGAACGGCAGGGTTTCGCGACGGCCGCGTTCGACGGCCTCGCGCCGTTCGTCGACGCGCTGCAGGGCCAGGCCTTCGACGCGGTCCTGACCGAATGGCTGTTCGACGACAGCACGGCCGCCACCGCGATCAAGGCCGTGCGCACGTCCGACAACCCGGGTGCGCCGATCTTCGTGCTGACGGGCGACCTGCTCACCGGCCGCGCGAGCGAAGCCGACATCAGCGAAGTGATCCGCGCGTTCGACGTCGTCTGCTACGAAAAGCCCGCGCGCATGGCGATCCTCAGCGCCGATCTCGCGAAACGGCTCGCACGCGGGTAA
- a CDS encoding ATP-dependent helicase, translating to MARLIPDDWKSLAATGAAERERETLAALEHALPDNYTVYHGVHWTRADQAFSVFGEAAFVVVSPAGRVLLIEQKAGFLRETPKGLVKVYLQKERNVPIQLARTQETLHRRLTAALGAGVYGVEALLYCPDYAIRQASIAGVPADRIVDASRKTQLAQVILQILPEDDEHFPNAPKLHHFLADELALTPDTSALVGQAGTLVTRLSGGLAAWARQLEFAPFRLRVTGTAGSGKTQLAVQAMRDAVAAGKRVLYVCFNRPLADYIARIAPPGAKIANYHQLCDWVARDGGYTPDFQVPGEFERLEARFAEAPIPERWRFDVLVVDEGQDFHAPWAAALERLLAPDGAWWWLEDPLQNLYMREPVALPGWVALKALTNYRSPRDLLEFVRDVVGRVEPLAAELRSGSPFDGSDPSVSAYGEAGASGDALADACIDATKRAITHALSLGFRKQDIAVLSYRGREGSVLAPLDQLGPHRIKSFTGKYDLFGNPEYREGDVLLDSIYRFKGQSAPCVILTEVDFDTLDARAARKLFVGATRATMKLLIVASSRAAAQLAAG from the coding sequence ATGGCCCGCCTCATCCCCGACGACTGGAAAAGCCTCGCCGCGACCGGCGCGGCCGAACGCGAGCGCGAGACGCTCGCCGCGCTCGAACACGCGCTGCCGGACAACTACACCGTGTATCACGGCGTGCACTGGACGCGCGCCGATCAAGCCTTCTCGGTATTCGGCGAGGCCGCGTTCGTCGTCGTGAGCCCGGCCGGCCGCGTGCTGCTGATCGAGCAAAAGGCCGGCTTCCTGCGCGAAACACCGAAGGGGCTCGTGAAGGTCTACTTGCAAAAGGAGCGCAATGTCCCGATCCAGCTCGCGCGCACGCAGGAAACGCTGCACCGGCGCCTGACGGCCGCGCTCGGCGCGGGCGTCTACGGCGTCGAGGCGCTGCTGTACTGCCCCGACTACGCGATCCGCCAGGCATCGATCGCGGGCGTCCCGGCCGACCGCATCGTCGACGCGTCGCGCAAGACGCAGCTCGCGCAAGTGATCCTGCAGATCCTGCCCGAGGACGACGAACACTTTCCGAACGCACCGAAGCTCCACCATTTCCTCGCGGACGAACTGGCGCTCACGCCCGACACGAGCGCGCTCGTCGGGCAGGCCGGCACGCTCGTCACGCGGCTGTCGGGCGGGCTCGCCGCGTGGGCGCGCCAGCTCGAATTCGCGCCGTTCCGGCTGCGCGTCACCGGCACCGCCGGCTCGGGCAAGACGCAGCTCGCGGTGCAGGCGATGCGCGATGCCGTCGCGGCCGGCAAGCGCGTGCTCTACGTGTGCTTCAACCGCCCGCTCGCCGACTATATCGCGCGCATCGCGCCGCCCGGCGCGAAGATCGCGAACTACCACCAGTTGTGCGACTGGGTCGCGCGCGACGGCGGCTATACGCCCGACTTCCAGGTGCCCGGCGAATTCGAGCGGCTCGAGGCACGCTTCGCGGAAGCGCCGATCCCGGAGCGCTGGCGCTTCGACGTGCTGGTCGTCGACGAAGGGCAGGATTTCCATGCACCGTGGGCAGCCGCACTGGAACGCCTGCTGGCGCCGGACGGCGCATGGTGGTGGCTGGAAGATCCGCTGCAGAACCTGTACATGCGCGAGCCCGTTGCACTGCCCGGCTGGGTCGCGCTGAAGGCGCTCACGAACTACCGCAGCCCGCGCGACCTGCTCGAATTCGTGCGCGACGTCGTCGGCCGGGTCGAGCCGCTCGCGGCCGAACTGCGCTCGGGCAGCCCGTTCGACGGTTCGGATCCGTCGGTGTCGGCATACGGGGAAGCAGGCGCGTCGGGGGACGCGCTGGCCGACGCCTGCATCGACGCGACCAAGCGCGCGATCACGCACGCGCTGTCGCTCGGCTTCCGCAAGCAGGACATCGCGGTGCTGTCGTATCGCGGCCGCGAAGGCTCGGTGCTCGCGCCGCTCGACCAGCTCGGCCCGCACCGGATCAAGAGCTTCACCGGCAAGTACGACCTGTTCGGCAACCCCGAATATCGCGAAGGCGACGTGCTGCTCGATTCGATCTACCGCTTCAAGGGCCAGTCAGCGCCGTGCGTGATCCTCACCGAGGTCGACTTCGACACGCTCGACGCACGCGCCGCGCGCAAGCTGTTCGTCGGCGCGACGCGCGCGACGATGAAGCTGCTGATCGTCGCGTCGTCACGCGCGGCCGCGCAACTCGCGGCAGGTTAA